The Platichthys flesus chromosome 10, fPlaFle2.1, whole genome shotgun sequence genome includes a window with the following:
- the LOC133962067 gene encoding hypoxia-inducible factor 1-alpha-like produces the protein MTLLQSQGIEKFDIQLNSSYLKALDGFLIVLSEDGDIIYLSENVNKCLGLSQEVKFHLLYISMEETISPQVLHCSGHVRVYDTKTEETANGLKEPPVPYLVLICDPVPHPSNIEVPLDTKTFLSGHTMDMKFTYCDERITELMVFAKGQVSTGQYWMLAKRGGFVWVETQATVIYNNKNSQPQCVVCVNFVLSGIQEEKLILSLEQTEDEILLKKEQKRQEKEEKVVVESILPDMSTTLLKEDEEVEEVEEEEQVEVEEAAEKGPELDVIKLFTQASKARPLASLYDQLKEKPEALTLLAPAAGDTIISLDFSCPGPWLNSPHHKPRVYITRHYHC, from the exons ATGACATTACTGCAGAGCCA GGGGATTGAAAAGTTTGATATCCAGCTAAACAGCTCCTACCTTAAGGCTCTGGATGGCTTCCTCATTGTGCTGTCTGAAGATGGAGATATCATTTATCTCtctgaaaatgtcaacaaatgcCTCGGGCTGTCACAGGAAGTCAAATTTCACCTGCTGTATATCAGCATGGAAG AAACCATCTCTCCCCAGGTTCTCCACTGCTCAGGTCATGTTCGTGTGTATGACACCAAAACTGAAGAGACCGCTAACGGACTCAAGGAGCCACCTGTCCCCTACCTGGTTTTGATCTGTGACCCCGTCCCCCACCCCTCCAACATCGAGGTCCCCCTGGACACAAAGACCTTTCTCAGCGGCCACACGATGGACATGAAGTTCACTTATTGTGATGAGAG GATCACTGAGCTCATGG TGTTTGCAAAGGGGCAGGTCAGCACAGGACAATACTGGATGTTGGCTAAGAGAGGAGGCTTTGTGTGGGTGGAAACCCAAGCCACTGTCATCTACAACAACAAGAACTCCCAACCACAGTGTGTTGTCTGTGTCAACTTTGTGCTCAG TGGTATCCAGGAGGAGAAACTGATCTTGTCTCTGGAGCAGACTGAGGATGAGATACTGCTGAAGAAGGAGCAGAAGCGAcaggagaaggaagaaaaggTTGTAGTGGAGAGCATCCTGCCTGACATGTCAACAACCTTGCTGAAGGAGGACGAAGAggtcgaggaggtggaggaggaggagcaggtcgaggtggaggaggcagcggagaAAGGCCCAGAGCTGGATGTGATCAAACTCTTCACCCAGGCGTCCAAGGCTCGGCCACTGGCGAGCCTGTACGACCAGCTGAAGGAAAAGCCTGAGGCCCTCACCCTGCTGGCCCCGGCTGCTGGAGACACAATCATCTCCCTGGACTTTAGCTGCCCTGGTCCGTGGCTAAACTCCCCGCATCATAAACCAAGAGTTTATATAACTCGCCACTATCACTGCTAA